AGGGTGTCGTCCCGTGGAGGAAGGCCCACTTTACAACGCACGCGCGCCCCGACGGGTCCCATCCCCGCGACGGCGTGACGGCATCCACCCTTTCCACGGAGCGACACCATGGCTTTGCTTACGAACCTGCTGGCCGCGTTTGGCGGATCCCGCCGGAGCAGCACCTGGAACCGGGGACGCAGCTCCTACGGCCGTCGTCCCATCGGCTACGGCTACCGGGGACGCCAGTCGAGCGGCGTGGGCGGCTCCTTCGGACGGATGCTGCTCGCGGGCCTGGGCACCTACGGCCTGCGCCGGTTCTTCAACAGCCGCGCGCGCGCCACCGGCTATTGAGCTGGACGGCCAGGACGGGTGTCGCCGGGAAGTACCGTGGACTTCCCCCTTCGCATGGCGCACCCCATCCCGGCCCCCTGGGGCACCGGAGGGTTCCACGGCCTCCTCCCGGTGCCTGACATCCCGCACGCGCCGTCCGTGCGAGCGCTTCCGCCTGGAGTAGGGTCCGGTTCCATGTCCGGCCCTCCGCCGGCGGAAGAGGACTCGCACAGATGGCGAAGGCGAAATACGTCCTGGCCCTGGACCAGGGCACCACCGGAACCCATGTCTCCATCCTCGACACCCGGTTGCAGGTGGTGGGGCGCTCCTACAAGGAGCTCACCCAGCACTTCCCGAAGCCGTCGTGGGTGGAGCACGACCTGAACGAAATCTGGTCCACCAGCGAGTGGTGCATCGCGCGCGCCCTCAAGGACGCGGGCCTCACGGGCAAGGACATCGCCGTGGTGGGCATCACCAACCAGCGCGAGACGACGGGCCTGTGGACCCGCGACGGCGGTGAGCCGCTGGGCCGCGCCATCGTCTGGCAGGACCGCCGCACCGCGGACATCTGCCAGGAGCTCAAGAGCCAGGGCGTGGAGCCCCGCGTGCGGGAGATGACGGGCCTGGTGCTGGACCCGTACTTCTCCGGCACCAAGCTCACCTGGCTCTTCAAGCACCTGAAGGGCGCCAAGAAGCGCGCGGAGAAGGGCGACGTGTGCTTCGGCACCATGGACTCCTGGCTCGTCTACAAGCTCACCGGCGGCGTGGCCCACGTCACCGACGTGTCCAACGCCAGCCGCACCCTGCTCATGGACCTGCGCTCCCTGGAGTGGGACAACGAGCTGTGTTCGCTGCTGGGCGTCCCCCGCGCGTGCCTGCCGGAGATCCGCGGCAACGCGGAGGTGTACGGCACCACGCGCGGCATGAAGAGCCTGCCGGACGGCGTGCTCGTCGCGGGCATGGCGGGGGACCAGCAGGCGGCCCTCTTCGGGCAGGCGTGCTTCACCCCCGGCGAATCCAAGTGCACCTACGGCACCGGCGCCTTCCTGCTGATGAACACCGGCACCCAGCCGGTGCGCTCCACGGCCGGGCTGCTCACCACCGTGGCGTGGAAGCTGGGGGACACCACGCACTACGCGCTGGAGGGCAGCTCCTTCATCGCGGGCGCCGCCGTGCAGTGGCTGCGCGACGGCCTCAAGGTCATCAAGCGCGCCCCGGACGTGGAGGCGCTGGCCGCCAGCGTGAAGGACTCCGGCGACGTCGTCTTCGTGCCGGCGCTCGCGGGCCTGGGCGCGCCGCACTGGCGCCCGGAGGCGCGCGGCCTGTTCGCCGGCATCGACCGCTCCACCACCGTGGCCCACCTGGCGCGCGCGACGCTGGAGGGCGTGGCGCTCCAGATCCACGACCTGGCGGACGCGATGCGCCGCGACAGCGGACACGACATCCCCACGTTCAAGGCGGACGGCGGCGCCGCGGCCAACAACCTGCTCATGCAGTACCAGGCCGACCTGCTGGGTGTGCCGGTGGTGCGCCCCCGCAACCTGGAGACCACCGCCCTCGGCGCGGCCTTCCTGGGCGGCCTGGGCGCCGGGGTGTGGACCAGCCCGGACGCCATCCGTCGCGCGTGGAAGGCGGACCGCACCTTCAAGCCGAAGATGAAGCCCGACGTGCGCGCGCGCCACCTGGAAAAATGGAAGCAGGCGGTTTCGCGCGCGTGAGCTGAAACACCGAAGAGCGGACGTCATACGCGCCGGGGCTTCCATCAGACCCCGGAGCGGGTAGAACGCGAGCCATGGCCTACGACCGCACGTTGCTCTCCCCGGATGCGCTCCAGACCTTCCTCGCGAAGCACCCCGCCTGGACGCACGAGGGCGGGATGATCCGCCGCGTCTATGAGGCGCCCTCCTTCCTGGAGGGCATCGCCTTCGTGGAGAAGGTGGCCCGTGCCGCGGAGGCCGCCAACCATCACCCGGACATCGACATCCGGTGGCGCAAGGTGACGCTGGCGCTCGTCACCCACGACGCGGGCGGCCTCACCTTCCGCGACACCGACCTGGCCACCGAAGCGGACCGCCTCTTCACCGAAGGGACCGGCGGGCGGTGATTCCCGGCGTGCGCGGCGCGGCGTGGGCCCTGGCGTGCGCGGTGTGTCTCATCGCGTCCGCCTCCCCCGCCCAGGATGACGTCCCCACCGAGCCCCGCCCGGAGCGTCTGTATTTCAACTCCGGCGCGCTCCTGGGTTCGGCGCGCGTGGTGGGCCTGGGCGGCGCCTACGTGGGCATCGCCGAGGGCGCCGCGGGCTTCCCCAGCAACCTCTCCGCCCTGGCACAGCGCAGCCCCACGCTGGAGCGCGACTGGGACCTGGGCGTCACCCTGTCCTGGCTGGACCTGCCCTTCACCGGCACCAAGCGCCGGGACGTGGACAACGACGGCCTGGCCGACGAGTCCGTGGAGAGCCGGCAGCTCCTGGGCGCGTTGATGTTGCAATACAAACGCTTCGGCATCGGCTTCTTCTGGCGCAACAGCCGCACCGGCTACTGCATCACGCTCGACTGCCGGGGCGAGGGCGAGCGGCTGCGCGTGTCGCTCACCCAGTCCGTGCTCGCGGGCTCGGTGGCGTTCGGCCAGGACGACTTCATCCTGTCGCTGGGCATCTTCTCCGCGCAGGCGAGCTTCAGCGAGCTGGGCGACCAGTCCTGGCGCTACGGCGACACGGGCGTGGCGGTGGACATGCTCTACCGTCCGCACGGGCGGCCCTACCGCATTGGCGTGGCGGTGCGTCCGGAGGTGGTGGCCGGCTGGCGCCGCGACGACGGGCAGAGCCCCTTCATCGCCGGGCGGCAGATCTACGCGGCCGTGGTGTCGCCCGCCGTGCTGTCCCTGGGCGCCAGCTGGCGGCTGGGCGAAGGCGCGAACCGCTACAACCGGCTGTCCCCCGCCGGACGGCGCCAGCTGCAGGTGGAGGGGGACGACCTGCCGGTGCCGGCCGAGGAGCCCCGGGACGCGCTCGCCGGCCGCTGGCTCATCACCGCGCAGGTGGACCTCATCTCCAGCGTGAGCAACGCCGTCCCGGAGCGCTCCTTCTCCTCCACGGCGGAGCCCCAGCGCGTGGGCGACAGCGCCACCTTCCAGCCCCGCGTGGGCGCGGAGTGGGACACCTTCCCGGGCATCCTGCGCCTGCGCGCGGGCACATGGCTGGAGTCCACCCCCTTCTCGGGGCGCAACCCCCGGCCGCACCTCACCGGCGGCCTGGAGCTGTTCGTGCTGCGCTACTGGGAGGACTGGTCCATCACCGCGTCGTTCGACCTGGCGAGCCGCTACTCCAACTGGGGCGTCTCCATCGGCTTCTGGCGGTAGTGTCTGTCTTTGGGGAGGGGTGGGAAAACGCGGGGACCGCCCGGGGCGCCCGCGTCCCCATCCACGGTGTCGCGGGCCCCACGCGCGCGCCCCGGTGGTGCGTTCAGCAGCGGGCGACCGAGCAGCCTCCAGGGCAGCCGTTGCTGGTGTGAGACAGCGTGAGGAACCTGCCATCCACGGAGGCGATTCCATGTATCTCGGGCGGGGGTGGCGCAGGACTGTCGTGAGAGCGACGGTGCTGGGGTGGGTGGTCGGCGGGGCCTGGGGGTGCGGCGAAGCGACACCGCCCGAACCGAAGGACTGCCAGGACACGGCGGCGGGGTGTCCGGCGGGGCAGCCCGCGGTGCCGGACGACGCTCCACCGCCCCCTCCTGGAGCGGAGACACCGCCCACGAACCCGGGCCCGACGGAGACACCGCCTCCCGACAAGCAGCCGGAGCAGCTGCCGCCCGCGTCGGGCGCCACGCTGTGGCTCGCCAGGGAGGGCGCCGCCCAGGACGACCTGGCGCTGGACCTGGCGGTGGACGCGTCCGGGGACTTCTTCAGCGCGGCGGTGCACGGCTACGACGACCTGGAGGCACGCGCCCCCACGGACGACTCGATACAGCTGGTGCTCACCCGGCGCACGGGCACGGGCCAGACGCTGTGGTCCAGGGCCTATGACGTCCAGGTGGCCATGACGCCCGTGGAGCTGCGCGCCGACGTCCGGGCCCGCATCGCGGCGGATGGCGCGGGCGGCCTGCTGGTGGCCGGCAACCACCAGGGCCTCATGGACCTGGGCACCGGGAAGCTGGCCGGGGGGACCTTCGTCGCCAGGCTGTCCGGGGACGGCGCCACGCTCTGGGCCCACGAGGTGCCGGCGGCCCTGACGGTGGCGGACGTGGCGGCGGACGCGCAGGGCCGGCTGTACGTGGCCTATACGGCGCCGGACACGGTGGACCTGGGCGCGGGCGTGAAGGGCCCCAGCGCGGGCGTGGCGGTGTTCGCGCCGGACGGCACGCCGGAGCGCGCCTTCGCGGTGGGCAGCGCGGA
The DNA window shown above is from Corallococcus soli and carries:
- a CDS encoding 4a-hydroxytetrahydrobiopterin dehydratase, coding for MAYDRTLLSPDALQTFLAKHPAWTHEGGMIRRVYEAPSFLEGIAFVEKVARAAEAANHHPDIDIRWRKVTLALVTHDAGGLTFRDTDLATEADRLFTEGTGGR
- the glpK gene encoding glycerol kinase GlpK, producing MAKAKYVLALDQGTTGTHVSILDTRLQVVGRSYKELTQHFPKPSWVEHDLNEIWSTSEWCIARALKDAGLTGKDIAVVGITNQRETTGLWTRDGGEPLGRAIVWQDRRTADICQELKSQGVEPRVREMTGLVLDPYFSGTKLTWLFKHLKGAKKRAEKGDVCFGTMDSWLVYKLTGGVAHVTDVSNASRTLLMDLRSLEWDNELCSLLGVPRACLPEIRGNAEVYGTTRGMKSLPDGVLVAGMAGDQQAALFGQACFTPGESKCTYGTGAFLLMNTGTQPVRSTAGLLTTVAWKLGDTTHYALEGSSFIAGAAVQWLRDGLKVIKRAPDVEALAASVKDSGDVVFVPALAGLGAPHWRPEARGLFAGIDRSTTVAHLARATLEGVALQIHDLADAMRRDSGHDIPTFKADGGAAANNLLMQYQADLLGVPVVRPRNLETTALGAAFLGGLGAGVWTSPDAIRRAWKADRTFKPKMKPDVRARHLEKWKQAVSRA